Proteins co-encoded in one Ziziphus jujuba cultivar Dongzao chromosome 9, ASM3175591v1 genomic window:
- the LOC107427567 gene encoding uncharacterized protein LOC107427567 — protein sequence MAYGRRSTTTSILEVFSLNPLPYPVLLILAVTSIFLGISWYMSLESTVETAGQEISWVLFVVPILLLLIARWVSTMEYPGDLFGMSPWDRRRRTHHIPSEGSSPWGVAAVIVLLLVLLQYQSIFRDSWLI from the coding sequence ATGGCCTACGGAAGAAGAAGCACAACAACCTCAATCTTAGAGGTTTTTTCTCTAAATCCTTTGCCATACCCAGTTCTTCTAATTCTAGCAGTGACTTCAATATTTCTAGGCATATCATGGTACATGTCCCTTGAGTCTACCGTCGAAACTGCTGGACAAGAAATAAGTTGGGTACTATTTGTCGTGCCTATTTTGCTACTATTAATCGCTCGTTGGGTGTCAACTATGGAATATCCAGGCGATCTCTTTGGCATGTCACCATGGGATCGGCGCCGCCGGACCCACCATATTCCGTCCGAGGGGAGCTCTCCATGGGGTGTAGCTGCTGTGATTGTGCTCTTGCTTGTTTTGTTGCAGTACCAATCTATCTTCCGTGATAGTTGgttgatataa